Below is a window of SAR202 cluster bacterium DNA.
CGCGGATCGCCTTCACCTCGGTGCCCAGGAGAACAAGGCCGGCCTCCATCGTCTCCAGTATCTCGTATTCGAACCGCGCCTTGCGATTCAGCAAGGTCGCCTTGCCGTTCTCAGCCATCGGCCTACCTGGCCCCCGCGGCGGTGCGGCTGACGCCGGTGAGCTTCTCCATCTCTTCCATAGCCGCGCGCAGCTGGTCAATGTCGGCCTGCCGCGCATCGCCGTTCTCCACAACAAGGTCGGGCTCTATGCCCTCGGACTGGATAAGCCGGCCGAGAGGCGTATACCAGTGCGCGACGGTTATGTAGATGCCGCCGCCGTTAGACAGCTCCCTGAGCCAGTTTACAGAGCCTTTGCCATAGGTCGTGGCGCCGATGACCTTCGCCCGTTTGTGGTCCTGCAGCGCGCCGGCCAGGATCTCGGAGGCGGAAGCGCTGCCCTGGTCTACAAGCACGACCATCGGAATCTCGGTCGCAATATTGCGGTCCTTCCGGACCATGTAATCGCGCCGCGTACCTGCGCCATCCAGCGAGTACATCACCATACCGTCCTTGATGAACATGCTGGCGATATCTATGGATGACTCCAGCAGTCCGCCGCCGTTGCCACGGAGGTCCAGGATCAAGCCATTCGTGCCGACGCTCATCGCCTTCGTGATTTCGGTATTCAGCAGCTCGGCCGTGTTGGGATAGAAGTCCGTAACCCGGATGTGCGTGAAAGGGTCGCCCGGCTGGCTGCGCAGGATAACGCTCTGGAGCGGGATCACGCCGCGAACGACGGATATCTCCACGGGCTCGGCCGCTGTAAGGTGCTTGACCAGGAGGCGCGCAGTGGAGCCCTTTGGCCCGCGGATTTTGGCCACGGCCTCCAGGAGGCTCAGTCCCTCAAGCTTGACCCCGTCCACTTCAAGTATCTGGTCGCCGGCGCAAATGCCCGCCGCCTCGGCCGGGCTGCCTGCGATGGGGGAAATGATTATCACCTTACCAGCGGCGTTCATGTTGACGTTGGCGCCGATGCCTTCAAACTGGCCCTGGAAGACGTCTTTGAAGGAGCCCTGGAGCACCGCGGGTGCAACATACGCTGTCTGCGGGTCTCCGACGGCCTGCAGCATACCCCGGATCGCCGCTTCGGTAAGCTCCTCCTTGTCGAGTTTGTCCCGGTCGGCATAGTCAGTGAGGAGGTATTTATAGGCCTCCCACAGGATTGCAAAGTCTTCCGGCCCCGCTTTCGGGAGAGGCTCCTGGCCCTGCTTGACGATCACTTCCGGCGCGGCCGGCGCGTCGCCGACGTTTGCCGCGGTGGCCGTGGGTCCTGCGGCCGGCGGATTCGTGCCGTTGTTTCCGCTGCTGCATCCCGCGACGATCGCAAGCATAAGCAAGGCAATCATCGCCGGCAGGGCGAGCCTTATTCTGGTGGTGCTTCGCAAGGCTGACTCCTTAAGAAACGGGAAATTGAGCGAACATATCTAACTAACTAAAACGCAAAAGCCCGCCCAGAGGCTGGCTTTCATATCTTGCTGACGGGCCATGGGGCCTCAAAGTGACGGCGGTCCCAAGCCCATCCTACGGTTCCTATCTTATCACTTCCCTATATATGAAACCCGAACTGTCACCTCGACTCAAGGCGTCCATGGGTGGCGATTGAAGGTAACCAGGGGTGCGGGAGCGGACACTGGGAAAGGCCCCCCCCCGGATGTTCCATTGAAACCAGAGCCCAGAGTTCCGGCACTTTCGGTGTCCAAGTGGCTGGCTCAACCACCGGAAACAGGCCTCACTGATCAGGGGTTTTCAAGCGGCGGCAGTCGCAGCGGACTGGCGCGTGACGCCAGAAAAGGATTGGCAGCGACACCCTTTTGTGGATGGGCCAGTTGACTGAGCCAGGTCAGTCCTGCGTGGGTGAAATGAATTTTCACACGGCCGAAAAGACTTTTCAGCGTACCATGTTGGGCCTTTTCAACCGATTTGCAGGTACGGCAAGGCGGCCTCGGCGGTCCTGGGGCCGAACGGGCGCCCGGGCTTTTCAGGCGTGGTGATTTGGCGTATCCTGAAAAAAGCATGAGCTTTCCAACGGGGGTCGGAAAATATGTCCACGAATGAAAACGATGCTCCGGAGCAGGCCGGTAAAAAGCGCACGCGTGTCGTGCGGCCTTATCCTCTGAATACTCTTCAGGACTCACTTGGCATCGCACGGGCGATCTGGGAGAAGAACGCGGGGCGGCCCTTCGACAGGGTCCTCCTGGCGAAGGCCGTTAACACAACCCCGGCGAGCAGCGGGTTCACTTTCAGGGTTAATTCATCCGCAAAATACGGCCTCACAATCGGGGGGTACGCGGACGAAAAGATATCGCTGACCAGGCGGGGCGAGGCGATCATGGCGCCAATGTCCCAGGAAGAGCGTCACGCTGCGCTTCTGGAGGCAGCCATGGAGCCCGACGCCTTCGGGAAGTTCTACCGGCTCCTCAACGGCAAGAAGGTCCCTGAGGACCAGTATGCCCAGAACATGCTCCAGGCCGAGCTTGGAGTGCCGGCGGCGCTGACGCAGGAGTGCCTTGCCCTTATTAAAGAGAACGGTCTTTTCGCCGGAATCCTTGGACAGGTAGGCGGCGGCCTTTACGTGAGCGTCTCGGGCGCCCACGGCCGCCAGGACCTTGCTGCCAGGCCGCCGGCCTCGGCGGCCGGGACCGCGGGTCACGCCGAGGGAGTGACGACCGCAGACCAGGCAAGGCCGACTGACAAGCCGCAAGCCATGCCGGAGGCAGGCCCAGCGGCGATTCAGGCAGGATCAGCCCAGGGCAAGATCTTTGTCGCTCACGGCGGCGGGGGGAATGTTGTCGAATATGTAGAGTCCGTCTTGCAGGCCCTGGGCGCCGCTTACGAGCTCCACGAGATAAACCTGGAAAATCCTGCGCCGGTGTCCCAGCAGGCCACCCGGGCAATGCGGGGGGCCTCAGCGGCCATCCTGGTCACGGGTCAGGCCGCGGGCATTCGAATGCAGCAGAAGTTGATGTACCTTATGGGCGCGGCGGCAATGTTGTTTGGAGACCGCGTTGTGTCGGTCGAGGCGAAGGAGCTCGTTCCCGAGTATGAGGATGGACAGCTCGACAGGACGATACGTTTCCGGCCGGACGACGGCCACGA
It encodes the following:
- a CDS encoding S41 family peptidase, producing the protein MRSTTRIRLALPAMIALLMLAIVAGCSSGNNGTNPPAAGPTATAANVGDAPAAPEVIVKQGQEPLPKAGPEDFAILWEAYKYLLTDYADRDKLDKEELTEAAIRGMLQAVGDPQTAYVAPAVLQGSFKDVFQGQFEGIGANVNMNAAGKVIIISPIAGSPAEAAGICAGDQILEVDGVKLEGLSLLEAVAKIRGPKGSTARLLVKHLTAAEPVEISVVRGVIPLQSVILRSQPGDPFTHIRVTDFYPNTAELLNTEITKAMSVGTNGLILDLRGNGGGLLESSIDIASMFIKDGMVMYSLDGAGTRRDYMVRKDRNIATEIPMVVLVDQGSASASEILAGALQDHKRAKVIGATTYGKGSVNWLRELSNGGGIYITVAHWYTPLGRLIQSEGIEPDLVVENGDARQADIDQLRAAMEEMEKLTGVSRTAAGAR